The Nocardioides sp. S-1144 genome includes a region encoding these proteins:
- the rph gene encoding ribonuclease PH, protein MTITPREDGRADDQLRPIKITRNWLDHAAGSVLVEFGKTRVLCVASASEGVPRWRKGSGLGWVTAEYAMLPGSTHTRSDRESVKGRVGGRTHEISRLVGRSLRAVIDYQAMGENTIQLDCDVLQADGGTRTAAITGAYVALADACASLGVMETLTGSVAAVSVGIIDGVPRLDLPYVEDVRAETDMNVVMTGAGSYVEVQGTAEGAAFDRRELDALLTLAEQGCADLTRLQREALAGG, encoded by the coding sequence ATGACGATCACCCCCCGCGAGGACGGCCGCGCCGACGACCAGCTGCGCCCGATCAAGATCACCCGCAACTGGCTCGACCACGCCGCCGGGTCCGTGCTCGTCGAGTTCGGGAAGACCCGTGTGCTCTGCGTGGCCTCGGCGTCCGAGGGCGTGCCGCGCTGGCGCAAGGGGTCCGGCCTGGGCTGGGTCACCGCCGAGTACGCCATGCTCCCCGGCTCGACCCACACCCGTTCCGACCGTGAGTCGGTCAAGGGCCGCGTCGGCGGACGCACCCACGAGATCAGCCGTCTCGTCGGACGCTCGCTGCGCGCCGTCATCGACTACCAGGCCATGGGCGAGAACACGATCCAGCTCGACTGCGACGTTCTTCAGGCCGACGGCGGGACCCGGACAGCCGCGATCACCGGCGCCTACGTCGCCCTCGCCGACGCCTGCGCGTCGCTCGGCGTGATGGAGACGCTCACCGGCTCGGTGGCGGCGGTCTCGGTCGGGATCATCGACGGCGTCCCGCGACTCGACCTGCCCTACGTCGAGGACGTCCGGGCCGAGACCGACATGAACGTCGTGATGACCGGCGCCGGCAGCTACGTCGAGGTGCAGGGCACCGCCGAGGGTGCCGCCTTCGACCGCCGCGAGCTGGACGCGCTGCTCACCCTGGCCGAGCAGGGATGCGCGGACCTCACGCGCCTGCAGCGGGAGGCGCTCGCCGGTGGCTGA
- a CDS encoding PDGLE domain-containing protein yields MSATPGTTSPRPRVSTRAVVAGIFVVAVVLAGVVSFYAASTPDGLTKVSQDEGFADTETEHGAGDGPFAGYGSSFIDDERLSGGVAGVVGVVVVLALAGGLTLVLRRRDPDSGEEPGSGDGSASLDGPASDHDAESTSP; encoded by the coding sequence ATGAGCGCCACGCCGGGAACCACGTCGCCGCGCCCCAGGGTCTCCACCCGCGCGGTCGTGGCCGGCATCTTCGTCGTCGCAGTGGTGCTGGCCGGTGTCGTCAGCTTCTACGCCGCCAGCACCCCCGACGGTCTGACCAAGGTCTCCCAGGACGAGGGCTTCGCCGACACCGAGACCGAGCACGGCGCCGGCGACGGACCGTTCGCCGGGTACGGCAGCAGCTTCATCGACGACGAGAGACTCAGCGGCGGGGTCGCCGGCGTCGTCGGGGTGGTCGTCGTCCTGGCGCTGGCGGGTGGGTTGACGCTCGTCCTGCGCCGGCGCGACCCCGACTCCGGTGAGGAACCCGGGTCCGGTGACGGGTCCGCGTCCCTCGACGGGCCGGCGTCCGATCACGACGCCGAGTCGACGTCGCCCTGA
- a CDS encoding energy-coupling factor ABC transporter permease: protein MHVPDGFLDAPTSVATGVVAAGVVAVSLRKARAELDDRTAPLAGLVAAFIFATQMLNFPVAGGTSGHLMGGAIAAVLVGPWTGLLATAVVFLVQCLLFADGGITALGTNVLLMGVVTVAVGWGVFRAVQTVLPKTTAMVPIAAGIGAFVSVPVASVAFVGLYAVGGTADIPLDNLTTAMVGVHLLIGVGEGIITFLAVGSVIAVRPDLVHGARRVLAARELEVRTTRAAA from the coding sequence ATGCACGTGCCCGACGGATTCCTCGACGCGCCGACGTCGGTCGCGACCGGCGTCGTGGCGGCAGGGGTGGTCGCGGTCTCCCTGCGCAAGGCCCGCGCCGAGCTCGACGACCGCACCGCCCCGCTCGCGGGTCTCGTGGCGGCGTTCATCTTCGCCACCCAGATGCTCAACTTCCCGGTCGCGGGCGGCACCAGCGGGCACCTCATGGGTGGTGCGATCGCCGCCGTCCTGGTCGGTCCCTGGACCGGGTTGCTGGCGACGGCGGTCGTCTTCCTGGTCCAGTGCCTGCTCTTCGCCGACGGCGGCATCACCGCGCTCGGCACGAACGTGCTCCTGATGGGCGTGGTGACCGTGGCCGTCGGGTGGGGCGTGTTCCGCGCCGTCCAGACCGTCCTGCCCAAGACCACCGCCATGGTGCCGATCGCGGCCGGCATCGGCGCGTTCGTGAGCGTCCCGGTCGCGTCGGTGGCCTTCGTCGGTCTCTACGCCGTCGGCGGCACCGCCGACATCCCGCTGGACAACCTGACCACCGCCATGGTCGGCGTGCACCTGCTCATCGGGGTCGGCGAGGGGATCATCACCTTCCTCGCGGTCGGCAGCGTGATCGCGGTCCGGCCCGACCTGGTCCACGGCGCGCGGCGCGTGCTCGCGGCCCGCGAGCTCGAGGTCCGCACGACACGAGCCGCGGCATGA
- a CDS encoding DUF3618 domain-containing protein: MSDELSELEREIQETRERLATTIDQLLYRSHPKTIVGREVATIKGHYVDAGTGEPRTDNILRTVGVVVGTIVVFAVLRRVTR; encoded by the coding sequence GTGAGCGACGAACTCTCCGAGCTGGAGCGCGAGATCCAGGAGACGCGCGAGCGTCTCGCCACCACCATCGACCAGCTGCTGTACCGCTCGCACCCGAAGACGATCGTGGGCCGCGAGGTCGCGACCATCAAGGGCCACTACGTCGACGCCGGCACCGGTGAGCCCCGCACCGACAACATCCTTCGGACCGTCGGCGTGGTGGTCGGGACGATCGTGGTCTTCGCCGTGCTCCGCCGCGTCACCCGCTGA
- a CDS encoding GroES family chaperonin, translating to MDPTTADKQPIKMLHDRVLCELDPEVGERRSSGGIVIPATAAMGARRLAWAVVAAVGPHARAVEVGDRVLFDPEDKAEVEVHGDTYVVMRERDVHAVAAGRLADASAGLYL from the coding sequence ATGGATCCGACGACCGCCGACAAGCAGCCCATCAAGATGCTGCACGACCGGGTGCTCTGCGAGCTCGACCCGGAGGTGGGCGAGCGCCGCTCCTCCGGCGGCATCGTCATCCCGGCGACGGCCGCGATGGGCGCCCGGCGCCTGGCGTGGGCCGTCGTGGCCGCCGTCGGTCCCCACGCCCGTGCGGTCGAGGTCGGCGACCGGGTCCTCTTCGACCCCGAGGACAAGGCGGAGGTCGAGGTGCACGGTGACACCTACGTCGTGATGCGCGAGCGCGACGTCCACGCGGTCGCCGCCGGCCGGCTGGCCGACGCCTCCGCCGGCCTGTACCTCTGA
- a CDS encoding ABC transporter ATP-binding protein, with protein MIEVSGLTRTYGGFTAVDDVSFSCAPGRVTGFLGPNGAGKTTTMRIMVGLTPPSSGRVTIGGHLYRDIPNPGRHVGVLLDAGAQHAGRSGREILTIGARTMGLPDSRVDEMLAMVSLSDEEAGRRLRNYSLGMKQRLGIAHALLGDPEVLILDEPANGLDPAGIRWMRDLLKGYAHRGGTVLLSSHLLNEVELVADELILIGRGKIVAQGDKKSLGALDAQVSSLVTALDPAALVRGLEAEGYRVAPEGEGFRVNASTADVGRAALEHLIVLTDLRDGAAGLEDLFLELTADTQREVAPGAPAAPAAPAAPEGAHR; from the coding sequence ATGATCGAAGTAAGCGGACTCACCCGCACCTACGGCGGGTTCACCGCCGTCGACGACGTCAGCTTCAGCTGTGCCCCCGGCCGGGTCACCGGCTTCCTGGGGCCGAACGGTGCCGGCAAGACCACCACGATGCGGATCATGGTCGGCCTGACGCCGCCCAGCAGCGGCCGCGTCACCATCGGCGGGCACCTCTACCGCGACATCCCGAACCCCGGGCGCCACGTGGGGGTCCTGCTCGACGCCGGCGCCCAGCACGCCGGCCGCTCGGGTCGCGAGATCCTCACGATCGGCGCCCGGACGATGGGCCTGCCCGACAGCCGGGTCGACGAGATGCTCGCCATGGTCTCCCTCAGCGACGAGGAGGCCGGGCGCCGGCTGCGCAACTACTCGCTCGGCATGAAGCAGCGCCTCGGCATCGCCCACGCCCTGCTGGGCGACCCCGAGGTGCTGATCCTCGACGAGCCGGCCAACGGTCTCGACCCCGCCGGCATCCGGTGGATGCGCGACCTGCTCAAGGGCTACGCCCACCGCGGCGGCACCGTGCTGCTGTCGAGCCACCTGCTCAACGAGGTCGAGCTCGTCGCCGACGAGCTGATCCTCATCGGCCGCGGCAAGATCGTCGCGCAGGGCGACAAGAAGAGCCTCGGAGCGCTCGACGCCCAGGTGAGCTCGCTGGTCACCGCGCTCGACCCCGCCGCGCTGGTCCGCGGCCTCGAGGCCGAGGGCTACCGCGTCGCGCCCGAGGGCGAGGGCTTCCGCGTCAACGCCAGCACCGCCGACGTCGGCCGTGCCGCACTCGAGCACCTGATCGTGCTCACCGACCTCCGGGACGGCGCCGCCGGGCTCGAGGACCTCTTCCTCGAGCTCACCGCCGACACCCAGCGCGAGGTCGCCCCGGGCGCCCCCGCCGCCCCCGCCGCCCCCGCCGCCCCGGAAGGAGCCCACCGATGA
- a CDS encoding phytoene desaturase family protein, whose product MTDHAGQTASRYDVVVVGGGHNGLVAAAYLARAGVSVLVLERLDHTGGAAVSAPAFQGWPTRLSRYSYLVSVMPEALMADLGLEITLKSRTTASYTPTIRDGHPGGLHVERVERDATRRSFAALTGSEEEYEAWRAFYAEVADAARVIAPTLLQPLPHERDLRAQVDPGTWRDLVTEPLGAAVERRFSDDTVRGVVATDALIGTFASLHDPSLIQNRCFLYHLIGNGSGEWRVPVGGMGAVTDALLRAAVEAGATIRTGAGVSGIQTDRSADGGAEVSWHEDGVVRTAEARFVLANVAPWVLRILLGETEEPDSKPEGAQLKINLLLDRLPRLRSGVDPAVAFSGTLHLGEDYSQLEAAYADAAAGRVPTTIPGEVYCHSLTDPTILGEVPDGTHTLTYFGLHTPASLFDRDPEGAKALAVERAIASLDQHLVEPLSACVARDAAGNPCIEAKIPQDVERDLAMPGGHIFHGDLDWPWAPSRARLDTPAQQWGVQADRDAVLLCGSGARRGGAVSGIGGHNAAQAVLASI is encoded by the coding sequence ATGACGGACCACGCCGGACAGACCGCCAGCCGCTACGACGTCGTGGTCGTCGGAGGCGGCCACAACGGTCTCGTCGCCGCCGCGTACCTGGCGCGTGCCGGCGTCTCGGTGCTGGTGCTCGAACGACTCGACCACACCGGCGGCGCGGCCGTCTCGGCGCCCGCCTTCCAGGGGTGGCCGACCCGCCTGTCGCGCTACTCCTACCTGGTGTCGGTGATGCCCGAGGCGCTGATGGCCGACCTGGGGCTCGAGATCACGCTGAAGTCCCGCACGACGGCCTCGTACACACCGACGATCCGCGACGGCCACCCCGGCGGGCTCCACGTCGAGCGCGTCGAGCGCGACGCCACCCGACGCTCGTTCGCCGCCCTGACCGGCTCCGAGGAGGAGTACGAGGCGTGGCGCGCCTTCTACGCCGAGGTCGCCGACGCCGCCCGCGTGATCGCTCCGACCCTCCTCCAGCCGCTGCCCCACGAGCGCGACCTGCGCGCCCAGGTGGACCCGGGCACCTGGCGCGACCTGGTGACCGAGCCCCTCGGCGCCGCGGTCGAGCGGCGCTTCTCCGACGACACGGTCCGCGGCGTGGTCGCCACCGACGCCCTCATCGGCACCTTCGCCTCGCTCCACGACCCGTCGCTGATCCAGAACCGGTGCTTCCTGTACCACCTCATCGGCAACGGCTCGGGCGAGTGGCGGGTCCCGGTCGGCGGCATGGGCGCGGTCACCGACGCCCTGCTGCGCGCCGCGGTGGAGGCCGGCGCCACCATCCGGACCGGCGCGGGCGTCAGCGGCATCCAGACCGACCGGTCCGCCGACGGCGGGGCGGAGGTCAGCTGGCACGAGGACGGCGTCGTCCGCACCGCCGAGGCGCGGTTCGTGCTGGCCAACGTGGCCCCGTGGGTGCTGCGGATCCTGCTCGGCGAGACCGAGGAGCCCGACAGCAAGCCCGAGGGCGCCCAGCTCAAGATCAACCTGCTGCTGGACCGCCTCCCGCGGCTGCGGTCCGGGGTGGACCCCGCCGTGGCGTTCTCCGGGACCCTCCACCTCGGGGAGGACTACAGCCAGCTCGAGGCGGCCTACGCCGACGCGGCCGCGGGACGGGTCCCGACGACGATACCCGGCGAGGTCTACTGCCACTCGCTCACCGACCCGACGATCCTCGGCGAGGTCCCGGACGGGACCCACACCCTCACCTACTTCGGCCTGCACACCCCCGCGTCGCTCTTCGACCGGGACCCCGAGGGGGCCAAGGCGCTCGCGGTGGAGCGGGCGATCGCCTCCCTCGACCAGCACCTGGTCGAACCGTTGTCGGCCTGCGTCGCGCGCGACGCGGCCGGGAACCCGTGCATCGAGGCCAAGATCCCCCAGGACGTCGAGCGCGACCTCGCCATGCCCGGCGGTCACATCTTCCACGGCGACCTCGACTGGCCGTGGGCGCCGTCGCGAGCCCGGCTCGACACCCCGGCCCAGCAGTGGGGCGTGCAGGCCGACCGCGACGCGGTCCTGCTCTGCGGGTCCGGCGCACGCCGGGGTGGCGCGGTGTCGGGGATCGGTGGACACAACGCGGCCCAGGCCGTGCTGGCGTCGATCTGA
- a CDS encoding energy-coupling factor ABC transporter ATP-binding protein, with protein MSVPVLDVRGLAYAYPDGHQALFGVDLHVHAGERVALLGPNGAGKTTLVLHLNGILKAGAGTVEVSGLPVDKEHLQEIRRRVGIVFQDPDDQLFMGTVRADVGFGPANLGLKGAALETRVMAALEQVGMADFASRPPHHLSFGQRRRVAVATVLAMEPEILVLDEPSSNLDPASRRELADILRSLDVTVLMVTHDLPYALELCPRAVVLSDGHVVADGRTYDVLTDDELMRANRLELPFGFDPRRIDSLPG; from the coding sequence ATGAGTGTCCCCGTGCTCGACGTCCGCGGCCTCGCTTACGCCTACCCCGACGGGCACCAGGCGCTGTTCGGCGTCGACCTGCACGTCCACGCGGGGGAGCGCGTCGCCCTGCTCGGCCCGAACGGTGCCGGCAAGACCACGCTCGTCCTGCACCTGAACGGGATCCTCAAGGCGGGGGCCGGCACGGTCGAGGTGAGCGGGCTCCCGGTCGACAAGGAGCACCTCCAGGAGATCCGACGCCGGGTCGGGATCGTCTTCCAGGACCCCGACGACCAGCTGTTCATGGGCACGGTCCGTGCCGACGTCGGCTTCGGTCCGGCGAACCTCGGGCTCAAGGGGGCGGCGCTGGAGACCCGCGTGATGGCGGCGCTCGAGCAGGTCGGCATGGCGGACTTCGCGTCGAGGCCACCGCACCACCTGTCGTTCGGGCAGCGCCGGCGGGTCGCCGTGGCGACCGTGCTGGCGATGGAACCCGAGATCCTGGTGCTCGACGAGCCGTCGTCGAACCTCGACCCGGCGTCGCGGCGCGAGCTCGCCGACATCCTCAGGTCCCTGGACGTGACGGTCCTGATGGTCACCCACGACCTCCCGTACGCGCTGGAGCTGTGCCCCCGCGCGGTGGTGCTCAGCGACGGTCACGTCGTCGCGGACGGTCGCACCTACGACGTCCTCACCGACGACGAGCTGATGCGCGCGAACCGCCTGGAGCTGCCGTTCGGGTTCGACCCGCGGCGCATTGATAGCCTTCCGGGGTGA
- a CDS encoding ABC-2 transporter permease, which produces MTTNAPERRTIDISRTEAIPFSRLVKVEWRKMLDTRGGFWLLAITGVLLVFAVAIVLLVIGLDDGVRVGAFDWSTILTIPLSLLLPVFAIQSVTSEWSQRTGLVTFSLEPHRIRVLLAKVSAVILLVLSTIVVAIALGAVANVVGAQIGGYDARWNLEVSTLAATVFVQLVYFLMAFGIGMVLLSTPAAIAIFYVVALLLPFMVYGTLYALFDWAQDFIPWIDLQFATAPLLDPSDSVSTTNVAQMVVACTIWVVVPLVLGSRRVLSSEPK; this is translated from the coding sequence ATGACCACCAACGCCCCCGAGCGCCGCACGATCGACATCTCGCGCACCGAGGCCATCCCGTTCAGCCGCCTGGTGAAGGTCGAGTGGCGCAAGATGCTCGACACCCGGGGCGGGTTCTGGCTGCTCGCGATCACCGGGGTGCTGCTGGTCTTCGCCGTGGCGATCGTGCTGCTCGTCATCGGCCTCGACGACGGGGTGCGGGTCGGTGCCTTCGACTGGTCCACCATCCTCACCATCCCGCTCTCGCTGCTCCTCCCGGTCTTCGCGATCCAGAGCGTCACGAGCGAGTGGAGCCAGCGCACGGGCCTGGTCACCTTCTCCCTCGAGCCGCACCGGATCCGGGTCCTGCTGGCGAAGGTGTCCGCGGTGATCCTGCTGGTGCTGAGCACGATCGTCGTGGCCATCGCGCTCGGCGCGGTCGCGAACGTGGTCGGCGCCCAGATCGGCGGCTACGACGCCCGCTGGAACCTCGAGGTCTCCACCCTGGCCGCGACCGTCTTCGTGCAGCTCGTCTACTTCCTGATGGCCTTCGGCATCGGCATGGTCCTGCTCAGCACCCCCGCCGCGATCGCGATCTTCTACGTGGTGGCGCTGCTGCTGCCGTTCATGGTCTACGGCACCCTCTACGCTCTCTTCGACTGGGCGCAGGACTTCATCCCGTGGATCGACCTGCAGTTCGCGACGGCGCCGCTGCTCGACCCGAGCGACTCGGTCTCGACCACCAACGTCGCCCAGATGGTCGTGGCCTGCACGATCTGGGTCGTGGTGCCGCTCGTGCTGGGCTCGCGCCGCGTGCTGAGCTCCGAGCCGAAGTAG
- a CDS encoding non-canonical purine NTP pyrophosphatase, with protein sequence MERILAEHVPDVTVLGLDDVVAYAEPVEDAPTFAGNALLKARAGAAATGLPTVADDSGLCVDALNGMPGVLSARWSGPPKDDARNNRLLLDQLSDVPDERRGAHFRCAVAVVVPGGPEVVVEGRMDGRVVREVRGAGGFGYDVLFVADEAPGLTTAELDVAGKDAISHRGKALRELAPRLPGLLGAADPG encoded by the coding sequence ATGGAGCGGATTCTTGCCGAGCACGTCCCCGACGTGACGGTGCTCGGGCTCGACGACGTGGTGGCCTACGCCGAGCCGGTCGAGGACGCCCCGACGTTCGCGGGCAACGCGCTGCTCAAGGCCCGCGCGGGTGCCGCGGCGACCGGCCTGCCGACCGTCGCCGACGACAGCGGGCTCTGCGTCGACGCCCTCAACGGGATGCCCGGCGTCCTGTCCGCGCGGTGGTCCGGCCCGCCGAAGGACGACGCCCGCAACAACCGGCTGCTGCTCGACCAGCTCAGCGACGTCCCCGACGAGCGTCGCGGCGCCCACTTCCGGTGCGCGGTCGCCGTCGTGGTCCCTGGCGGACCCGAGGTGGTGGTGGAGGGTCGGATGGACGGCCGCGTCGTCCGCGAGGTGCGGGGGGCCGGTGGGTTCGGCTACGACGTCCTCTTCGTCGCCGACGAGGCGCCCGGTCTCACCACCGCCGAGCTCGACGTCGCGGGCAAGGACGCGATCTCGCACCGGGGCAAGGCGCTGCGCGAGCTCGCGCCGCGGCTCCCCGGGCTGCTCGGCGCCGCCGACCCCGGCTGA
- the cbiQ gene encoding cobalt ECF transporter T component CbiQ — MGGPHGHQLHFHGHSRVHRAPAHLKILALLAFMLVVVATPRGWYPLYGGHLAALVTVVLLSRVPPVYLLKRMVVEVPFVFFAILLPFVATGPRTEFLGLTVSESGLHAGAALLAKATLGVLASLTLAATTEPQDLLAGLARLRMPVLLVQIMGFMVRYLEVVTDELRRMRIARESRGFTARNPRHWPVLARSFGALFIRSFERGERVHLAMLSRGYTGKMPT; from the coding sequence ATGGGCGGGCCGCACGGCCACCAGCTCCACTTCCACGGCCACTCCCGGGTGCACCGGGCGCCGGCCCACCTGAAGATCCTGGCGCTCCTGGCCTTCATGCTCGTGGTGGTTGCGACCCCACGCGGCTGGTACCCGTTGTACGGGGGTCACCTCGCGGCGCTGGTCACCGTGGTCCTGCTCAGCCGGGTCCCGCCGGTGTACCTGCTCAAGCGCATGGTGGTCGAGGTCCCGTTCGTGTTCTTCGCGATCCTGCTCCCGTTCGTCGCGACCGGGCCGCGCACCGAGTTCCTCGGCCTCACGGTGAGCGAGTCGGGGCTGCACGCCGGCGCGGCGCTGCTGGCCAAGGCCACCCTCGGGGTGCTGGCGAGCCTCACCCTGGCCGCGACCACGGAGCCCCAGGACCTGCTCGCCGGACTGGCGCGGCTGCGGATGCCGGTCCTCCTGGTCCAGATCATGGGGTTCATGGTCCGCTACCTCGAGGTCGTCACCGACGAGCTGCGCCGGATGCGGATCGCCCGGGAGTCGCGCGGCTTCACCGCGCGCAACCCCCGACACTGGCCGGTCCTCGCCCGGTCGTTCGGTGCCCTGTTCATCCGCAGCTTCGAGCGCGGTGAGCGGGTGCACCTGGCGATGCTCTCGCGCGGCTACACCGGCAAGATGCCCACATGA
- the bcp gene encoding thioredoxin-dependent thiol peroxidase — MSHPDRLVPGDDAPPFTLTDDAGDQVALGDLLGTKVVVYFYPAAMTPGCTKQACDFTESLGSLRSAGYEVVGISPDKPEKLAKFRAKEDLGIRLLSDPDRETMKAWSAFGEKTMYGKTVQGVIRSTFVVGEDGRIEVAQYNVKATGHVAKLRRDLGLA; from the coding sequence TTGAGCCACCCCGACCGCCTCGTGCCCGGCGACGACGCACCGCCGTTCACCCTCACCGACGACGCTGGCGACCAGGTCGCGCTCGGCGACCTCCTCGGCACCAAGGTCGTCGTCTACTTCTACCCGGCCGCGATGACCCCGGGCTGCACCAAGCAGGCCTGCGACTTCACCGAGTCCCTGGGCTCGTTGCGCAGCGCCGGGTACGAGGTGGTCGGGATCTCCCCCGACAAGCCCGAGAAGCTCGCGAAGTTCCGCGCCAAGGAGGACCTCGGCATCCGGCTGCTCTCCGACCCGGACAGGGAGACGATGAAGGCCTGGTCGGCGTTCGGCGAGAAGACCATGTACGGCAAGACGGTGCAGGGCGTGATCCGCTCCACCTTCGTCGTGGGTGAGGACGGCAGGATCGAGGTCGCGCAGTACAACGTCAAGGCGACCGGTCACGTCGCGAAGCTGCGGCGTGACCTCGGGCTGGCCTGA
- a CDS encoding sensor histidine kinase, which translates to MPDVRRPRPEEYQPPLGWWSHAWRIAVSLLISGVVWISIADLQTDTRFVIDILCGVPALVLVFFRRRWPVPVAFATALLGTVSSLAAGPATLAAVSLATRRRWVQVVGIGVLSVVSAYAFTEVNPPTQTEAWWVTLLSNIAFLSAVLGWGMYIGSRRELLWTLRARAERAEAEQELMANQSRLEERGRIAREMHDVLAHRISQISMRAGALSYREDLSADELRDGVGVIRETAHQALTDLRGVLGVLRDGDGGPLHTPQPTYADLDDLVAEARRSGMRIDFTDALGADVAVPDVAGRTLYRIVQEGITNARKHAPSASLSIAVSGTPDDGIGVSLRNPLGFGPSATPGSGLGLIGLAERASLRGGHVVHGTEHGEFVLRGWIPWAA; encoded by the coding sequence GTGCCAGACGTGCGGCGGCCGCGGCCGGAGGAGTACCAACCGCCGCTGGGGTGGTGGAGCCACGCCTGGCGGATCGCCGTCTCGCTGCTGATCAGCGGCGTCGTGTGGATCAGCATCGCCGACCTGCAGACCGACACCCGGTTCGTGATCGACATCCTGTGCGGCGTCCCCGCCCTGGTGCTGGTCTTCTTCCGGCGCCGCTGGCCCGTCCCGGTCGCCTTCGCGACGGCGCTGCTCGGCACGGTCTCCTCGCTGGCCGCGGGGCCGGCCACGCTGGCCGCGGTCTCCCTGGCGACCCGCCGGCGGTGGGTGCAGGTCGTGGGCATCGGCGTCCTGTCGGTCGTCTCGGCCTACGCCTTCACCGAGGTCAACCCGCCGACCCAGACCGAGGCCTGGTGGGTCACCCTGCTCTCCAACATCGCCTTCCTGTCGGCGGTCCTGGGGTGGGGCATGTACATCGGCTCGCGACGCGAGCTGCTGTGGACGCTGCGCGCCCGCGCCGAGCGCGCCGAGGCCGAGCAGGAGCTGATGGCCAACCAGTCGCGGCTCGAGGAGCGCGGCCGGATCGCCCGCGAGATGCACGACGTGCTGGCCCACCGGATCTCGCAGATCTCGATGCGGGCCGGCGCGCTCAGCTACCGCGAGGACCTCAGCGCCGACGAGCTGCGCGACGGCGTCGGGGTGATCCGGGAGACGGCGCACCAGGCGCTCACCGACCTGCGCGGCGTCCTCGGCGTCCTGCGCGACGGCGACGGCGGCCCGCTGCACACCCCCCAGCCGACCTACGCCGACCTCGACGACCTCGTCGCGGAGGCGCGTCGCTCCGGGATGCGGATCGACTTCACCGACGCCCTGGGCGCCGACGTCGCCGTCCCGGACGTCGCCGGGCGGACGCTCTACCGCATCGTGCAGGAGGGCATCACCAACGCCCGCAAGCACGCCCCGAGCGCGTCGCTGAGCATCGCGGTCTCGGGCACCCCCGACGACGGGATCGGCGTGAGCCTGCGCAACCCGCTCGGGTTCGGACCCTCGGCCACGCCCGGGTCGGGGCTCGGGCTGATCGGGCTCGCCGAGCGGGCCAGCCTGCGCGGCGGGCACGTGGTGCACGGCACCGAGCACGGCGAGTTCGTCCTGCGGGGGTGGATACCGTGGGCGGCATGA